Below is a window of Nocardia asteroides DNA.
GGTCGGAGCCCGACGACTGCTTCCGACAGCACGCCCGGTGGTGCTTGCAGCGGTGGCAGTTCCGGTGGTGCTTCCTCGGGCAGTGCCTCCGACGGCACCACCAGCGGCGGCACCTCGTCGGGGGTGGTCTGGCTATGGGTGACGGTTTCGGAGGGCCGGGTGGTGATCGTTGCTGGTAGTCGTGCGGGAAAAATGGGTGGGTGTCGGTGGGGGCGGGCACAATAGGGCGATGGCATCACTCGGGGGAGCGCCGAAACTGATCGCGCTCGACGTGGACGGGACCCTGTTGGCGACGGGGCTGGGGATCAGCGCGCGGGTCGTGGCCGCGGTGCGGGCGGCGGTGACGGCGGGGGCGCATGTCGTGGTGACGACCGGGCGCACCGTCATGACCACGCGTCCGGTGCTGCGGGAGCTGGGGCTCATCGAGGGGCATGCGCTGTGTTCCAACGGCGCCATCCATCTCGACGTGGCCCGCGGCGAGCCGGTCGCGGTGCAGTCGTTCGATCCGGGCCCGGCCGTGCTCGCCCTGCGCGCGCTGTTCCCGGACATGATCTTCGCCGCCGAACGGGTGGGGGAGGACCCCTGGGCGACAGGCCACGGGCCGGGTGAGTTCTCGATCGGCGAGTTCCTGCTCGTCGACCATCAGCGGCTGAGCAGCGAGCCGACCCCGCGATTGAACGGCTGGTGGCCCGGCGGCAGCATCGAGGAGATGCTGCGCCTGCTCGCCTCGCTCGAGGTGCCCGACACCTCGTGGGTGCACGGCGAATTCGGCCCGTGGGTCACGGTTTCGCGCCGGGGCGTCACGAAAGGCTGGGCGCTGGAACGGCTCCGGTGCGCGCTGGGTGTCGCGCCCGACGCCACCCTGGCCATCGGCGACGGCTTCAACGATCGCGAGATGCTGAGCTGGGCGGCCCACTCGGTCGCGATGGCGAGTTCACCCGATTCGGTACTCGCCCTGGCCGACGAGGTCACCGGCGACGTCACCGAGGACGGT
It encodes the following:
- a CDS encoding HAD family hydrolase, with the translated sequence MASLGGAPKLIALDVDGTLLATGLGISARVVAAVRAAVTAGAHVVVTTGRTVMTTRPVLRELGLIEGHALCSNGAIHLDVARGEPVAVQSFDPGPAVLALRALFPDMIFAAERVGEDPWATGHGPGEFSIGEFLLVDHQRLSSEPTPRLNGWWPGGSIEEMLRLLASLEVPDTSWVHGEFGPWVTVSRRGVTKGWALERLRCALGVAPDATLAIGDGFNDREMLSWAAHSVAMASSPDSVLALADEVTGDVTEDGVATVLERWFAA